The sequence TTCTGTAGGGGGGAGCGCACATCTTCACACAGCTTCTGTTTCGTTTCCTCTGGGTCCAGCTTAGGCGCGAGGCCCTCAACACAGAATATCCAGCAGCCGCTGAGTGCTCTTCTAGGCCTTGTACCATTGGGATACAGAGATTTTAACACATGACCTTACACTACAACCTAGACAAGATGCCTAAAATGGCAGATTAAAATGGAAGGActgagcaaaagaaaccagacacaaagggctacatattctatgattctatttacatgaaatgtctatAATAAAGGTAAATTTATAGAGATGGAGAGTAGATTAGTgactgccaggggctggggggaggtgggaaatgggaagtgactgcttagTGGGCAAGAGACTTCTTTTTGGgctgatgaaaaagttctggaactagatagtggtgacggtTACACAAAATTGCGAATGCTACCAATGGCACTGAATTGTTtactttaaaatggtaaatgttatattaggtgtatttaatcgcaattttttttaaaaaaggtaggGCTCACTTGTTTGCCTGTGTGGCCTGGACAGAGCCTTCTCTGTGAGGCTTGTCTCCTTCCTCTGTAAGAGGAGGTGCTGGGCCCTGCCTGTCCTCCAGCGCTGCTGTGGGCTGCCTGCCTCAGTGGGAGAGTGTGAGGATGTCcacctgggctcaaatcctgccCACAGCACTCACCTGCCACGGGtgctgggcaagtcacttaggCTCTGAGTCTCCATGTTGCCATCTCTAAATAGGATTGTTGGGAGACCAGacttttattttcccccaataccatcctattttcaacacctgGCAAAGCTGACGTTcattctcccacatgtaaaaacatttttatatttgtacatttaatcaccacgattgacaactctaggtttcaATAAGTTATACAGCCTTAGtctctatcttctatctttccttctggtgtcctacatgcccctaaccttcctctttcaactgtactcacagtcatctttgttcagtgtacttacaatattgtgttaccatcaccagtattgtgctaccatttctggatctatagaatcgatcctgttgaacattctgtactccttcagcatcaaatgcctgatctctaccctctttctatctactgattacctgtgttctcagctttaactctcaaagtttgttcagtaatgttagttcatattagtgagaccacacaatatttgtctttttatttctggttaatttcactcagcctaatgtcctcaaggttcatccatgttattatatattctttgactttgttctgtcttacagctccgtaatattccatcatatgtttatacaacagtttgtttatccactcatctgttgatggacatttgggctatttccgtctcttggcaattatgaataatgccactttaatataggtttacaaatgtctgcttgtgtcttagctttcagttcccctgagtatatacctagtaatggaattgctggaacatatggcaattctacactTATCTTCCTGAGcaacaccacactgccttccagagtggctgcaccattctacattcccaccaacagtgaataagtgtgcctctttctccacatcttctccagcacttgtaagtttctgggttttttttgttgtttttttttttgtttttataatggccattctagtaggtgtgagatgaaatctcattgtgattttgatttgcatttccctaatagccagtgaagttgagcatcttttcatatgattttgagccgtctgtatttcctcttcagaaaaatatctgaccatgtcttttgcccatttttaaactgggttatttgtctttttgttgttgacttgtaggatctcttatatattctggatattaaaccttatctaatatgtagtttccaaatattgtctcccattgcgtaggctgcctttttacttttctgacaaagtcctttgatgtacaaaactgCTTAATTtggaggagatcccatttatctttcattgctcaccttttgggtgtaaggtctaagaaaccacctcctattacaagacctttaagatatttccctacattttcttctaaaagttttacggtcttagctctaatgtttaggtctttgatccatttctagttaatttttgtataagttatGAGATAgaagtcctttttcattcttttggatattgatatccagttcttcaaacaccatttattgaagaggctgctctgttctaGTTGCATTGGTTTGACTgttttatcaaagatcaattgaccgTAGATGATAGGatatatttctgaacactcaattccattccattggtcggtatatctatctttatgccagtaccatgctgttttgaccactgtagctttgtatcaTGCTTCAAAGTCAGTAACGTGAGAcatcccactttgttcctctttctcaagatatttttggctattcggggcatcctgtccttccaaataaatttggttattggtttttctatttctgcaaagtaaattgggattttaattggtattgcattgaatctataaatcagttgagatagaattgacattttaactgtATGCAGTTTTCTAATCTATGAGCATGGAatagtcttctgttttttttaggtcctatttgatttctttcagccatttcttgtagttttctgtgtatgagtcttttgtggccttggttaagttcattcataaatacttaattcttttagttgctattgtaaatggattttttttactttatttcctcctcatgttgctttttactagtgtataggaacatcactatttctgcatgttgatcttgtaccctgccactttgctgcattcatttattagctctagtaagtagatttttctgtattttctacatttaggatcatgtcatctacaaacagtgaaggttttactccttcctctccaatctggatgtcttttgtttcttttttcttgcctaactgctcaagctagaacttccagcacaatgttgaataacaatgatgacagtgagtatccttgtgttgttcctgattttagaggaaaagctttcagtctttccccattgagtatattagctgtgggtttttcatatattgcctctattatattgagaaagttcacttctattcctatccttttgagtgtttgcATCAAGacaggatgttgaattttgtcaaacaccttttctgcatcaattgagatgatcatgtggtttttccattttgatttattgatgtggtgtattacattaattgattttcttgtgttgaaccagccttgcataactagaataaattccatttggtcatggtgtataattcttttaatgtgctgctgtatGCGATACGTgaggattttgttgaggatttctgcatctatattcattaaagagatggtctataagtttctgtttttgtagtatctttgtctgactttggtattagggtgatgttggcttcatagaatgagttaggtagctttccctcctcttcaatttttttgaagagtttgagcaggattggtactaattttttcttgaatgcttggtagaattcatatatgaagtcatctggtcctggacttttcttttctctttgatgactgactcaatctctttacttgtgattggtttgttgaggttgactatttcttctcgagtcaatgctggttgttcatgcttttctgggaagttgtccatttcatctaaattgtctagtttattagcatatagttgttcatagtatcctctcattatctcctttatttctgcagggtcagtagttatgtcccctttcccatttctgattttatttattttcatcttctctctctctctctccccctccctccccctccctctccctctccccctccctctccccctctctctttagcctagctaagggtctgtcgattttattgattttctcaaagaaccaacttctggttttgttgattctctctattgttttcatgttctcaatttcatttatttctgctctaatctttgttatttctttccttctgtttgctttggcattagcttgctgttttttctctggTTCCTCCATGTAAGCAATTAATTCcctgatttttgctttttcttctactttaatataggtgtttagggcaataaatttccctttcagcacgaCCTGTGCtacatcccttaagttttgatatgttgtgttttcattttcatttgcctcaagatatttgctacttcctttgtaatttct is a genomic window of Choloepus didactylus isolate mChoDid1 chromosome 17, mChoDid1.pri, whole genome shotgun sequence containing:
- the LOC119512097 gene encoding mitochondrial import receptor subunit TOM5 homolog, giving the protein METQSLSDLPSTRGRPRRALSGCWIFCVEGLAPKLDPEETKQKLCEDVRSPLQNFLFYVALRVTPFILKKLGSM